One Papaver somniferum cultivar HN1 chromosome 10, ASM357369v1, whole genome shotgun sequence genomic window carries:
- the LOC113315575 gene encoding uncharacterized protein LOC113315575, producing the protein MAYVKGRCIQDQILLASELVNEMPKKRRCGNVALKLDISQAYDSVSWEFLFQVLQKIGFSKNWCDWLHILFKSAKISVIVNGGPCGFFSVGRGLRQGDPLSPILFVLMEEVLSKGITQMVNEGLIVSMVERKGIHPTHLFFADDVFIFWNGAKKSILSLMRLLEDYQKCSRQIINRHKSKMFIDGASELRKLQIKEIIQMEISSFPDKYLGVMLIIGRVKVYTVWPMVEMMQKKLATWKDDWEKFFQAKYKDKNGQWSTKWQKSSIWPGLKWAWEAFKEDIRWNVGDGARISVWFDLWIGDCRLIDKFGNNTYISENINLKVYDILINGEWSLTDELQQLLHNIKMPEVQGGKDILIWTRNLKGKFSIPKAVNKLRHIETSVSWYRYIWNSFLHPSVANNVWNLIQGIYTDDTVMIKNGYDMVSRCCICETDQDSMHHLLWECSFSVENYDQEIIARFQLGIRRSKFQCIKKCNWFPPEQSFIMLCCDGSSFGNPGSVGFGVVVRDSRCQVVRTLAGGIGVASNYLAEAYGVMCALELEIQWCMFKVIVVSDSKTVLADFAQGKIPWFLQGRWKITMQKISEIRYQHCYREVNFSADCTAKRGASLAAGTRQLHVGRPNWLPRIEMPNVDYYRFS; encoded by the exons ATGGCTTATGTGAAAGGTAGATGCATTCAAGATCAGATTTTGTTAGCTTCTGAATTAGTGAATGAAATGCCAAAGAAGAGAAGATGTGGCAATGTAGCTCTTAAATTAGATATATCCCAAGCCTATGATTCTGTCAGCTGGGAGTTCTTATTTCAAGTTCTACAAAAAATTGGCTTTTCAAAGAATTGGTGTGACTGGCTTCATATCTTATTTAAATCTGCAAAAATTTCAGTGATAGTAAATGGAGGACCCTGTGGCTTCTTTTCAGTTGGAAGAGGACTTAGGCAAGGTGATCCCTTGTCTCCCATTCTTTTTGTACTTATGGAAGAAGTTTTGAGTAAAGGAATAACTCAAATGGTGAATGAAGGATTAATAGTGTCAATGGTTGAAAGAAAAGGCATACAtccaactcatttattctttgctgatgatgtttTCATTTTCTGGAATGGAGCAAAAAAGAGTATTTTAAGTCTCATGAGATTACTTGAAGATTATCAGAAATGCTCAAGGCAAATTATTAATAGGCACAAAAGTAAAATGTTCATCGATGGTGCATCTGAGTTAAGGAAGCTTCAAATTAAAGAAATCATTCAAATGGAGATAAGTAGTTTTCCTGATAAATATCTTGGAGTTATGCTCATTATTGGTAGGGTGAAAGTATATACTGTTTGGCCTATGGTTGAGATGATGCAAAAAAAGCTTGCTACTTGGAAGG ATGATTGGGAAAAGTTTTTTCAAGCAAAATACAAAGATAAGAATGGTCAATGGAGCACAAAATGGCAAAAATCTTCTATATGGCCTGGTCTAAAGTGGGCTTGGGAAGCATTTAAAGAAGATATTAGATGGAATGTTGGTGATGGTGCAAGAATATCTGTCTGGTTTGATTTGTGGATTGGAGATTGCAGGCTCATTGACAAATTTGGAAATAATACCTATATATCTGAAAATATCAATTTGAAAGTATATGATATCTTGATAAATGGAGAATGGTCCCTAACTGATGAACTTCAACAATTGCTACACAATATCAAGATGCCAGAAGTTCAGGGTGGTAAAGATATTTTGATATGGACCCGTAACTTAAAAGGAAAATTCTCAATACCTAAAGCAGTAAATAAGTTGAGGCATATAGAAACATCAGTAAGCTGGTACAGATATATATGGAATTCTTTCCTTCATCCTTCTGTGGCCAATAATGTATGGAATCTTATTCAAGGTATATACACTGATGACACTGTTATGATTAAAAATGGTTATGATATGGTCTCTAGATGTTGTATCTGTGAGACTGATCAAGATAGTATGCATCATTTACTATGGGAATGCAGTTTCAGTGTGGAG AACTATGATCAAGAAATAATTGCCAGATTTCAGTTGGGCATCAGAAGGTCCAAGTTTCAGTGTATTAAGAAGTGCAATTGGTTTCCTCCTGAGCAAAGTTTCATAATGTTGTGTTGTGATGGATCTTCTTTTGGAAATCCTGGGTCTGTAGGATTTGGAGTTGTTGTTAGAGATTCACGATGTCAGGTAGTTAGAACTTTAGCTGGTGGTATTGGTGTTGCTTCCAATTACTTGGCAGAAGCTTATGGTGTTATGTGTGCTTTGGAGCTGGAAATTCAATGGTGTATGTTTAAAGTCATTGTAGTGTCAGATTCCAAAACTGTGCTAGCAGATTTTGCTCAGGGGAAGATTCCTTGGTTTCTGCAAGGAAGATGGAAGATTACTATGCAAAAAATTTCTGAAATCAGATATCAACACTGCTACAGAGAAGTCAATTTCTCTGCAGACTGTACAGCTAAAAGAGGTGCATCACTTGCTGCAGGCACAAGACAACTTCATGTTGGTAGACCTAACTGGCTTCCAAGAATTGAAATGCCCAATGTTGACTACTACAGATTCAGTTGA